One segment of Panicum virgatum strain AP13 chromosome 3K, P.virgatum_v5, whole genome shotgun sequence DNA contains the following:
- the LOC120696573 gene encoding vacuolar protein sorting-associated protein 32 homolog 2-like, whose amino-acid sequence MLKKLLPKTKSKKKKDAASSAIPTLDRLHETLEMLEKKECFLQKKCSAEIEKAKDYTKSKNKNAAIQCLKKKKLYETQIEQLSKFQLRVHDQIIMLESAKATTDTVDALRSGSSAVKAIQQSLDIDDIENAIDEANGQTENMRQIQEALATPVGASADFDEDELEAELEDLEGEELDEELPAPPARISAHVEPLTKQTSSSKQRSDLSELTKLQAEMAL is encoded by the exons ATGCTGAAGAAATTGTTGCCAAAGACtaagagcaagaagaagaaggacgcagCCTCCTCTGCGATACCCACGTTGGATCGGCTCCATGAG ACTCTAGAAATGCTGGAGAAGAAAGAGTGTTTCCTTCAGAAAAAGTGTTCTGCTGAAATAGAAAAGGCTAAGGATTATACAAAATCGAAGAATAAGAATG ctgcaattcAGTGTCTAAAGAAAAAGAAGCTGTACGAGACACAAATTGAACAGCTATCAAAATTTCAATTGCGAGTTCATGACCAG ATTATAATGCTTGAAAGTGCAAAGGCAACTACCGATACTGTTGATGCTTTGCGTTCTGGATCATCTGCTGTCAAAGCTATTCAGCAATCACT GGACATCGATGATATTGAGAACGCCATTGATGAGGCAAACGGACAGACAGAAAATATGAGGCAGATACAAGAGGCACTTGCAACACCAGTTGGTGCTTCTGCTGATTTTGACGAG GATGAGCTAGAAGCAGAGCTGGAAGATCTGGAGGGGGAAGAGCTCGATGAAGAGTTGCCCGCACCACCAGCGAGGATATCTGCACATGTGGAACCATTAACAAAGCAAACATCATCTTCTAAGCAGCGCAGTGATTTGAGTGAACTGACCAAACTTCAGGCAGAGATGGCACTTTAG
- the LOC120696574 gene encoding cation/H(+) antiporter 15-like gives MASTDPLEEIWKHAMSPDKTDLLCFYPGKITMSGIWTGDSPLDFFLPLLLFQIILITTTTRAVVLLLTPLRLPRYIAEILAGFLLGPSVLGRIPHFSDIAFPIRSLFILESMSLLGLIYYTFTIGVEIELHTLLRAGRRSFWFAAASALPPFLVGAATGYVAVSTDGTRRTAEQFLNTLSFPVFLGATFCATAFSVLARNIAQLKLAGTDVGQLSISASLINDTLAWAGLTVATALAHVRYGMVPCVWTIASGFLIVGASYLVVRPMLLRLAGRVAEGEVVTELQECSVLIGVMVAALVADAGGTHAIFGAFVFGLAVPNGPVGVAIVEKVEDFVVGTLLPLFFAMSGLRTDTAKITSVSAAVLLMVAALAAAILKVVAAVTVAGTFGMPLHDGISIGLLLNTKGVIELVILNIGKNKKIMSDQSFTVLVFMSALITALVTPLLAMVVKPARRLVFYKRRTIAWAQPDSEFRVLACVHMARDVPALLTLVDVASPSEQSPVAVQALHLIEFAGRSSALLLINASAPSSSFEHSTRGRSQVELQFKHISHALLAYEENVAGVTARTVAAVSPYATMHEDVTAAAEDRHAALIVLPFHKHRSVDGGLEMFNPAIQPLNQSVQRVSPCTVGILVDRGLGGVPGAGCRVATLFFGGRDDREAVALATRMVCNPAIDLTVLRFVQMGGGGGFMGGAADQFDALKERKADDACLREFLDRANSMSASGGGGAGVEYRERGVFNASEMVTQIQEVEALGKDLFVVGKLPGLPALTAGMAEWSECPELGPIGDLLASRDFQTTASVLVVQSYARPSAAGAAMISGEHGGYGGGDGVGRPPRPDHHIRRNSIGTMGSWSWS, from the exons ATGGCGTCGACGGACCCGCTGGAGGAGATATGGAAGCACGCCATGTCGCCGGACAAGACGGACCTGTTGTGCTTCTACCCCGGCAAGATCACCATGAGCGGCATCTGGACGGGGGACAGCCCGCTCGACTTCTTCCTCCCGCTGCTCCTCTTCCAGATCATcctcatcaccaccaccacccgggCCGTCGTGCTCCTCCTCACCCCGCTCCGCCTCCCGCGCTACATCGCCGAGATCCTCGCCGGCTTCCTCCTCGGCCCCTCCGTGCTCGGCCGCATCCCCCACTTCTCCGACATTGCCTTCCCCATCCGCAGCCTCTTCATCCTCGAGTCCATGTCCCTCCTCGGCCTCATCTACTACACCTTCACCATCGGCGTCGAGATCGAGCTCCACACCCTgctccgcgccggccgccgcagcttctggttcgccgccgcctccgcgctccCGCCAttcctcgtcggcgccgccaccggctaCGTCGCCGTCAGCACCGACGGCACCCGGAGGACCGCGGAACAGTTCCTCAACACCCTCTCCTTCCCCGTTTTCCTCGGCGCCACCTTCTGCGCCACCGCCTTCTCCGTGCTGGCGCGCAACATCGCCCAGCTCAAGCTCGCCGGCACCGACGTCGGCCAGCTCTCCATCTCCGCGTCCCTCATCAACGACACCTTGGCGTGGGCCGGCCTCACCGTCGCCACGGCGCTCGCGCACGTGCGCTACGGCATGGTCCCGTGCGTCTGGACCATCGCCTCGGGCTTCCTCATCGTCGGCGCCAGCTACCTCGTCGTCCGACCGATGCTCCTGCGGCTGGCGGGGCGCGTCGCCGAGGGGGAGGTGGTCACCGAGCTGCAGGAGTGCTCGGTGCTCATCGGCGTCATGGTCGCCGCGCTCGTGGCCGACGCCGGGGGCACGCACGCCATCTTCGGCGCCTTCGTGTTCGGGCTAGCCGTGCCCAACGGGCCGGTCGGCGTAGCCATCGTGGAGAAGGTGGAGGACTTCGTGGTTGGGACGCTGCTGCCGCTCTTCTTCGCCATGAGCGGCCTCCGCACGGACACCGCCAAGATCACCAGCGTGAGCGCGGCGGTGCTGctgatggtggcggcgctggctgcGGCCATCCTCAAGGTTGTGGCCGCCGTCACCGTGGCCGGCACGTTCGGCATGCCGCTGCACGACGGCATATCCATTGGGCTGCTGCTCAACACCAAGGGAGTCATCGAGCTGGTAATCCTCAACATTGGGAAGAACAAAAAG ATCATGAGCGACCAGTCGTTCACTGTTCTTGTGTTCATGTCGGCGCTGATCACGGCGCTGGTGACGCCGCTGCTAGCCATGGTGGTGaagccggcgcggcggctggtGTTCTACAAGCGGCGCACCATCGCGTGGGCGCAGCCGGACTCGGAGTTCCGCGTGCTGGCGTGCGTGCACATGGCGCGCGACGTGCCGGCGCTGCTGACCCTCGTGGACGTGGCGTCGCCCTCGGAGCAGTCGCCGGTGGCGGTCCAGGCCCTGCACCTGATCGAGTTCGCCGGCCGCTCCTCGGCGCTGCTCCTGATCAACGCGTCGGCGCCGTCGTCCTCGTTCGAGCACTCGACGCGCGGGCGCAGCCAGGTGGAACTGCAGTTCAAGCACATCTCTCACGCCCTGCTGGCCTACGAGGAGAACGTGGCCGGCGTGACGGCGCGCACGGTGGCGGCCGTGTCGCCGTACGCGACCATGCACGAGGAcgtgaccgccgccgccgaggaccgGCACGCGGCGCTGATCGTCCTGCCCTTCCACAAGCACCGGTCGGTGGACGGCGGCCTGGAGATGTTCAACCCAGCGATCCAGCCGCTCAACCAGAGCGTCCAGCGCGTGTCGCCGTGCACGGTGGGCATCCTGGTGGACCGCGGGCTCGGCGGCGTGCCGGGCGCCGGGTGCCGCGTGGCGACGCTCTTCTTCGGCGGGCGCGACGACCGCGAGGCGGTGGCCCTGGCGACGCGCATGGTGTGCAATCCGGCCATCGACCTGACGGTGCTCCGGTTCGTCcagatgggcggcggcgggggattcATGGGCGGCGCCGCGGACCAGTTCGACGCGCTCAAGGAGCGCAAAGCCGACGACGCGTGCCTGCGGGAGTTCCTGGACCGGGCCAACAGCAtgagcgccagcggcggcggcggcgcgggggtggAGTACCGGGAGCGGGGGGTGTTCAACGCGAGCGAGATGGTGACGCAGATCCAGGAGGTGGAGGCGCTGGGGAAGGACCTCTTCGTGGTGGGTAAGCTGCCGGGGCTGCCCGCGCTCACGGCGGGCATGGCGGAGTGGAGCGAGTGTCCGGAGCTGGGGCCCATCGGGGACCTGCTCGCGTCCAGGGACTTCCAGACTACGGCGTCGGTGCTGGTGGTGCAGTCGTACGCGAGGCCGTCTGCTGCCGGGGCAGCGATGATTTCAGGGGAGCACGGGGgctatggcggcggcgacggcgtgggaaGGCCGCCACGACCAGATCATCATATCCGTAGGAATAGCATTGGGACGAtggggagctggagctggagctag